In Mucilaginibacter boryungensis, a single window of DNA contains:
- a CDS encoding response regulator: MNIDARPVSILLVDDDEINNFISIKLIKKALLNTEITACLNGKFAIDQLLDIRSKDPSKLPDYILLDINMPIMNGWEFLDEYDKLKIDTTGKTKIFIISSSVFSNDISKAKSYPLVVDFISKPLNIEKINELFEKGEKH; this comes from the coding sequence ATGAACATAGATGCCCGGCCGGTAAGTATATTATTAGTTGATGATGATGAGATAAATAATTTCATTTCCATTAAGCTGATAAAAAAGGCCTTATTGAATACAGAAATTACTGCTTGCCTGAATGGGAAATTCGCGATTGACCAGCTATTGGATATCCGCAGCAAAGACCCGTCTAAACTGCCCGATTATATTCTTTTGGATATAAATATGCCTATAATGAATGGCTGGGAATTTTTGGATGAGTACGATAAATTAAAAATAGACACTACAGGCAAAACTAAAATATTCATTATTTCATCATCTGTTTTCAGCAACGATATCAGCAAAGCAAAATCGTACCCGTTGGTGGTCGATTTTATATCGAAACCGCTGAACATTGAAAAAATAAACGAATTATTTGAAAAAGGTGAAAAACACTAA
- the hemH gene encoding ferrochelatase, whose product MGKKGVLLVNLGTPDSAATPDVRKYLNEFLMDGRVIDINPVSRALLVRGIIVPFRAPKSAKLYREIWSDETGSPLLYYSILQQKLLQEKLGDEYMVELAMRYQTPSIEAALDRLKNALVSEIKVIALFPQYASASTGSVYEKVMRLVGQWQTIPNISFVNSFHDNPLMIEAFADNAKKHQPENYDHILFSFHGLPQRQLIKCDHTHNHCLKTADCCQTLTDVNKFCYSAQSYDTARLIAGKMGLSPDQYTVCFQSRLGSDPWVQPYTSQVIAKLAEEGKKKLLVFCPAFVADCLETVYEVSVEYHEEFKEKGGEHVQLVESLNDNPKFIEALVGMVKN is encoded by the coding sequence ATGGGCAAAAAAGGAGTTCTATTAGTTAATTTAGGCACGCCGGATAGCGCGGCAACGCCGGATGTACGCAAGTACCTTAACGAGTTTTTGATGGATGGCCGGGTGATTGACATTAATCCAGTATCACGGGCATTACTTGTCAGGGGCATCATTGTTCCGTTCAGGGCGCCAAAATCGGCTAAGCTTTACCGCGAGATCTGGTCTGATGAAACTGGTTCCCCGTTATTATACTACAGTATTTTACAGCAAAAACTGTTACAGGAAAAATTGGGCGATGAATACATGGTAGAGTTGGCCATGCGTTATCAAACCCCATCTATTGAAGCTGCTTTAGACCGCCTGAAAAACGCCCTGGTAAGTGAGATTAAAGTTATTGCTTTATTTCCCCAATATGCATCGGCCAGTACAGGTTCGGTATATGAAAAAGTAATGCGTTTAGTAGGCCAATGGCAAACTATCCCTAATATCTCGTTCGTAAATTCTTTTCATGATAATCCCCTGATGATCGAAGCATTTGCGGATAATGCCAAAAAGCATCAGCCAGAAAATTACGACCATATCCTGTTCAGTTTTCATGGACTGCCCCAACGCCAACTGATAAAATGCGACCACACGCATAACCACTGCTTAAAAACTGCCGATTGCTGCCAAACCCTCACGGATGTAAATAAATTCTGTTACTCAGCACAATCATATGATACGGCACGCCTTATTGCCGGGAAAATGGGCTTAAGCCCCGATCAATATACCGTATGCTTTCAATCGCGGCTTGGGAGCGACCCATGGGTACAACCTTATACCAGCCAGGTAATAGCTAAACTTGCCGAAGAAGGCAAAAAGAAACTACTGGTATTTTGCCCTGCTTTTGTAGCCGATTGCCTGGAAACCGTATATGAAGTTTCGGTTGAATACCACGAGGAGTTCAAAGAAAAAGGCGGCGAGCACGTGCAACTGGTAGAAAGCCTGAACGATAACCCTAAATTTATTGAGGCACTGGTGGGGATGGTGAAAAACTAA
- the bshA gene encoding N-acetyl-alpha-D-glucosaminyl L-malate synthase BshA — protein MKIGIVCYPTFGGSGVVATELGKALADNGHHVHFITYNQPARLDFFSENLFYHEVAVSKYPLFDYPPYELALASRMVDVVRFEQLDVLHVHYAIPHASAAFMAKQILATYGIHIPVITTLHGTDITLVGNDRTYKPVVTFSINQSDGVTAVSQHLKDDTYRFFEITRDIKVIYNFIDLKRFSLKPRDHFKKAIAPNGEKILVHTSNFRKVKRTQDVVRMFAKINAVIPSKLLMVGDGQERPECEQLCRDLGVGDNVRFLGKQDAVEEILSISDLFMMPSESESFGLAALEAMACKVPVISSNAGGLPELNIEGETGFLRDIGDVDGMAERAIYILQDDARLLQFKENALARAKLFDLALILPQYENYYRQIIEESKAKQSS, from the coding sequence ATGAAAATTGGAATAGTTTGTTACCCTACTTTTGGCGGCAGCGGTGTTGTTGCTACCGAATTGGGCAAGGCACTGGCCGATAACGGTCACCATGTTCACTTTATTACCTATAACCAACCCGCCCGGCTGGATTTTTTTTCCGAGAACCTGTTTTATCACGAGGTAGCCGTTAGTAAATACCCGTTGTTTGATTACCCGCCTTATGAACTGGCCCTGGCCAGCCGGATGGTTGATGTGGTACGTTTTGAACAGCTGGACGTTTTACATGTACACTACGCCATCCCGCATGCATCGGCGGCATTTATGGCTAAGCAGATACTGGCTACCTATGGTATCCATATCCCGGTAATTACCACCCTGCACGGTACCGATATTACCCTGGTGGGGAACGACCGCACCTACAAGCCCGTAGTTACCTTCTCTATCAATCAAAGCGATGGGGTAACCGCGGTATCACAGCATTTAAAAGATGATACTTACCGCTTTTTTGAGATCACCCGCGATATTAAGGTAATATATAACTTTATAGACCTGAAACGCTTTAGCCTTAAACCACGCGATCATTTTAAGAAAGCCATTGCGCCCAACGGCGAAAAAATACTGGTGCATACTTCCAATTTCCGCAAGGTGAAACGGACCCAGGATGTAGTACGCATGTTTGCCAAAATAAACGCGGTTATCCCATCTAAACTATTAATGGTGGGCGACGGCCAGGAACGCCCCGAATGTGAGCAGTTGTGCCGCGATTTGGGTGTGGGCGATAATGTCCGCTTTTTAGGCAAGCAGGATGCTGTAGAAGAGATACTTTCCATATCCGACCTGTTTATGATGCCTTCCGAATCGGAAAGTTTTGGTTTAGCGGCGTTGGAGGCTATGGCCTGCAAAGTGCCGGTTATCAGCAGCAATGCGGGGGGCTTACCCGAACTGAATATAGAAGGTGAAACCGGCTTTTTACGCGATATTGGCGATGTGGACGGTATGGCCGAACGTGCCATCTATATTTTACAGGACGATGCCCGCCTGCTACAATTTAAAGAGAACGCCCTGGCCCGCGCCAAATTGTTTGACCTGGCCCTGATACTACCGCAATACGAGAATTATTACCGGCAGATAATTGAAGAAAGTAAAGCGAAACAATCGTCATAA
- a CDS encoding glutamate-5-semialdehyde dehydrogenase → MMGYTEYFERARKAQKVFWGLTTEKIDEILLALADGVESYSPILIEANQKDLDRMDPTDPKYDRLKLTPQRIEDIANDIRNVVKLTSPVGELLLEKDMPNGLNISKIRVPLGVVGVIYEARPNVTLDVFSLCFKTGNVAVLKGGSDAEYSNNAIIEVIHHVLGDHNLDGDVAILLPPEREATEALLNAIGYIDVLIPRGSQGLINFVRQNSKVPVIETGAGIVHTYADESASIEKLKAIVFNSKTRRPSVCNTLDCLVLHQSLLPVLPEILQPLAEKGVEIFADDQSYQALDGHYPAALLQHAHPEHFGTEFLSLKMAIKTVAGFKEALDHIAQYSSKHSEAIVSENAQNIETFLNTVDAAAVYANASTAFTDGAQFGLGAEIGISTQKLHARGPMGLAELTSYKWVVRGDGQVRG, encoded by the coding sequence ATGATGGGTTATACCGAATATTTTGAAAGGGCACGGAAAGCACAAAAGGTGTTTTGGGGCTTAACAACTGAGAAAATTGATGAAATACTGTTAGCACTTGCCGATGGGGTGGAATCTTATAGCCCAATCTTAATCGAAGCAAATCAAAAAGATCTTGATCGCATGGATCCAACTGATCCAAAATACGACCGGTTAAAGTTAACACCACAACGTATAGAAGATATTGCGAATGATATCAGGAATGTTGTTAAGTTAACCAGCCCTGTTGGAGAGTTACTTTTGGAAAAAGATATGCCCAATGGCTTAAATATCTCTAAAATAAGGGTGCCCTTAGGTGTGGTTGGAGTAATATATGAAGCCCGGCCAAATGTTACGCTCGATGTATTTTCGTTATGTTTTAAAACCGGCAATGTTGCTGTTTTAAAAGGTGGTAGCGACGCGGAATATTCAAACAATGCCATTATCGAAGTTATACATCATGTACTCGGCGACCATAACTTAGACGGCGATGTGGCTATCTTACTTCCCCCTGAACGCGAAGCCACCGAAGCCCTGCTTAACGCTATTGGTTACATTGATGTGCTGATTCCCCGCGGTAGCCAGGGCCTTATTAATTTTGTACGCCAAAATAGTAAAGTGCCGGTTATTGAAACCGGCGCGGGCATTGTACATACCTATGCCGATGAAAGTGCAAGCATTGAAAAGTTAAAAGCCATTGTATTCAATTCAAAAACACGCCGGCCAAGCGTTTGTAATACGTTGGACTGTTTGGTGCTACACCAAAGTTTATTGCCCGTTTTGCCTGAAATTTTACAGCCATTAGCCGAGAAAGGGGTAGAGATATTTGCGGATGACCAATCGTACCAGGCACTGGATGGACATTATCCTGCAGCTTTATTGCAACATGCACATCCCGAACATTTTGGTACAGAATTTTTATCGTTAAAAATGGCTATCAAAACCGTAGCGGGTTTTAAAGAAGCGCTGGATCATATTGCGCAATACAGCTCAAAACATAGCGAGGCAATTGTATCGGAAAACGCACAAAATATAGAAACGTTCCTGAACACGGTTGACGCTGCTGCCGTTTACGCCAATGCATCAACCGCGTTTACTGATGGCGCACAATTTGGCCTGGGTGCAGAAATTGGGATAAGTACACAAAAACTGCATGCACGCGGGCCAATGGGTTTAGCCGAGCTTACAAGCTATAAATGGGTAGTGCGTGGCGATGGACAGGTGAGGGGCTAA
- a CDS encoding isopenicillin N synthase family dioxygenase, whose translation MSTVNIPRLDLDTYINGTAEQRKKFSDEIGKAFNTTGFVTITNHGLSKELIDNLYAQVKALFALPDDVKAKYEIPELSGQRGYTGKGKETAKGFKVPDLKEFWQIGQTVTDGDPVKNEYPDNVMVEELPEFNRVTREVYQKLEAAGKSLLKAIAVYLGLDEHYFDKHVHNGNSILRTLHYFGIEDPDSLPADAVRAGAHEDINLITLLIGASADGLELLTRENTWFPVSAHGEDVVVNVGDMLQRLTNGKLKSTTHRVVNPPRELMKNSRYSVPFFLHPRSDMDLSSLDSCIDAEHPKQWEDMTAGEYLDERLREIGLKK comes from the coding sequence ATGAGTACAGTAAACATCCCCCGTTTAGATCTGGATACCTATATTAATGGTACAGCAGAGCAACGGAAAAAGTTTTCAGATGAGATTGGCAAGGCTTTTAATACCACCGGCTTTGTAACCATTACCAATCATGGCTTAAGCAAGGAATTGATAGATAATTTATATGCGCAGGTAAAAGCCCTGTTTGCACTTCCTGATGACGTAAAAGCTAAATACGAGATACCTGAACTAAGTGGCCAGCGAGGTTATACCGGCAAAGGCAAAGAAACCGCCAAAGGCTTTAAAGTACCCGACTTGAAAGAGTTTTGGCAAATTGGCCAAACCGTAACAGATGGCGACCCGGTAAAGAATGAATACCCGGATAACGTAATGGTAGAAGAACTGCCCGAGTTTAACAGAGTAACCCGCGAGGTTTACCAAAAGCTGGAAGCAGCAGGTAAATCGTTACTGAAAGCTATTGCGGTTTATTTGGGTTTGGATGAGCATTATTTTGATAAGCATGTGCATAACGGTAATTCTATTTTACGCACCCTGCATTATTTTGGTATAGAAGATCCGGATTCATTACCTGCCGACGCGGTACGTGCCGGCGCGCATGAGGATATTAACCTGATCACCCTGCTGATTGGCGCCAGCGCCGACGGCCTGGAGCTGCTGACCCGCGAAAACACCTGGTTCCCGGTAAGTGCACATGGGGAAGATGTGGTAGTTAACGTGGGCGATATGCTACAGCGTTTAACCAACGGTAAGCTAAAATCTACCACCCACCGGGTAGTTAACCCGCCGCGCGAGCTGATGAAGAATTCGCGCTATTCGGTACCTTTCTTCCTGCATCCGCGTTCGGATATGGATCTGTCCAGCCTGGATTCATGTATCGATGCCGAACATCCAAAACAATGGGAAGATATGACCGCTGGCGAATACCTGGACGAGCGTTTACGCGAAATTGGTTTAAAGAAATAA
- a CDS encoding SprT-like domain-containing protein, giving the protein MDKVKVLEQYLPPDAAPLIGRWIDYFKCEFKISRNRGTKFGDYRPPFDGRGHRISVNYDLNAYAFLVTTVHEFAHLHTWNEHQHKVKPHGPEWKGNFKKMMQPFFEKNIFPPDVHHAITRYLNNPAASSCSDLNLYRSLRKYDPPKESVTTVEKLPMKALFKLKDGRVFRKEEQLRKRFKCVEVKSRRVYLFSPVAEVELVEAH; this is encoded by the coding sequence TTGGATAAAGTAAAAGTATTAGAACAATATCTGCCGCCAGACGCGGCACCTCTTATTGGCCGCTGGATTGATTATTTTAAATGTGAATTCAAAATATCGCGCAACCGCGGCACTAAATTTGGCGATTACCGCCCGCCATTTGATGGCAGGGGCCATCGTATCTCGGTTAATTACGATTTAAATGCTTACGCCTTCCTGGTTACTACCGTGCACGAGTTTGCGCACCTGCATACCTGGAACGAGCATCAACATAAGGTAAAGCCGCACGGCCCGGAATGGAAAGGCAATTTTAAAAAGATGATGCAGCCTTTCTTCGAGAAGAACATCTTTCCGCCCGATGTGCATCATGCTATCACCAGGTACCTCAACAACCCCGCGGCTTCCAGTTGTTCCGATTTAAACCTGTACCGATCGCTACGTAAATATGACCCGCCTAAAGAATCGGTCACCACGGTAGAGAAGCTGCCGATGAAAGCATTGTTTAAGTTAAAAGACGGACGTGTATTTCGTAAAGAAGAACAACTGCGCAAACGCTTTAAATGCGTGGAAGTTAAAAGCAGGCGGGTTTATTTATTTAGTCCCGTAGCAGAAGTGGAGCTGGTGGAAGCTCACTAA
- a CDS encoding DUF6600 domain-containing protein, which produces MKTLNKLWGAALMVLALILVSPQRSKAQYGGEITFQTFYDELSPYGTWIDDPDYGDVWVPDAGVDFRPYATNGHWVVTPYGNTWVSDYDWGWAPFHYGRWRFDDYYGWEWIPDYEWGPAWVSWRSGGDYYGWAPLRPGISIDLAFGNYNAPDFYWIFAPRAYITSPRIYNYYVPRTRVVTIIRNTTVIRNDYAYNNHRYIAGPPTRDIERYTHTRVPVYNINNISRPERTRVQNNSVVLYRPVVARTPDARPTKVVDARAYRDANPSQRIAEQRGAARINHENAARLANFARTAPADNRIIRENNRPNIPRTDRQPTPVNRPGQPVMNDQQRQQQDQQRQARQQQEQQRQQQQGQRPPFDQQTQQQREQARQQREQQRQQQNPPQPQDQQRQQWEQQRQQREQQRQQQRQQDDQQRRQRPPVDQAAQQQQAEQQRQQAEQARQQQQEQQRQQQQAEQQRQQQRQQQEQQRQQQEQQRQQQRQQDDQQRRQRPPVDQAAQQQQAEQQMQQQQEQQRQARQQQMQQQQDQQRQQQMQQQQEQQRQARQQQMQQQQAQQAAQRQQQQQEAQRKQQDDQQKQRPPRPL; this is translated from the coding sequence ATGAAAACACTAAATAAATTATGGGGAGCTGCCTTAATGGTATTAGCACTAATACTGGTATCCCCCCAGCGGTCGAAGGCGCAATATGGCGGCGAGATCACTTTCCAGACTTTTTACGACGAACTTTCCCCTTACGGCACCTGGATAGACGACCCTGATTACGGGGATGTTTGGGTGCCCGATGCCGGGGTCGATTTTAGGCCTTATGCCACTAACGGCCACTGGGTAGTAACACCATATGGTAATACCTGGGTATCCGATTATGATTGGGGCTGGGCGCCATTTCATTATGGCCGCTGGCGCTTTGACGATTATTATGGCTGGGAATGGATACCCGATTATGAATGGGGACCGGCCTGGGTTAGCTGGCGCAGCGGAGGCGATTACTATGGCTGGGCACCGTTACGCCCGGGGATAAGTATCGACCTGGCTTTTGGCAACTATAACGCACCCGATTTTTACTGGATATTTGCGCCGCGCGCTTATATTACCAGTCCGCGTATTTATAACTATTATGTACCGCGTACCAGGGTGGTAACCATAATAAGGAATACTACTGTTATACGTAATGATTATGCCTACAATAACCACAGGTATATTGCTGGCCCGCCAACACGCGATATTGAGCGTTATACACACACCCGCGTACCTGTTTATAATATTAATAATATAAGCAGGCCCGAGCGTACCCGTGTGCAAAATAACTCGGTTGTATTGTATCGCCCTGTAGTAGCCCGTACACCTGACGCAAGGCCCACTAAAGTGGTTGACGCACGCGCCTATCGTGATGCAAATCCTTCACAACGTATTGCCGAACAACGCGGGGCCGCACGTATCAATCATGAAAATGCAGCCAGATTAGCCAATTTTGCCCGCACTGCGCCCGCCGATAACAGGATAATTAGAGAGAATAACAGGCCAAATATTCCCCGTACCGACAGGCAGCCAACACCTGTTAACCGTCCCGGCCAGCCTGTAATGAACGATCAGCAAAGGCAGCAGCAAGATCAGCAACGCCAAGCCCGTCAACAACAGGAACAACAGCGCCAGCAACAACAAGGCCAGCGTCCGCCGTTCGACCAACAAACACAGCAACAGCGTGAACAAGCCCGCCAGCAACGTGAGCAACAAAGGCAGCAGCAAAACCCACCACAGCCACAGGATCAACAAAGGCAACAGTGGGAGCAACAACGCCAGCAACGCGAACAACAAAGGCAACAGCAGCGCCAGCAGGACGATCAGCAACGCCGCCAGCGCCCGCCGGTTGACCAGGCAGCACAGCAGCAACAAGCCGAGCAACAAAGGCAGCAAGCTGAACAGGCCCGTCAACAACAACAGGAGCAGCAAAGGCAACAGCAACAAGCTGAACAGCAAAGACAGCAACAACGCCAGCAGCAAGAGCAACAAAGGCAACAGCAAGAGCAACAAAGGCAACAGCAGCGTCAACAGGACGATCAGCAACGCCGGCAGCGCCCGCCGGTTGATCAGGCAGCACAGCAACAACAAGCTGAACAACAAATGCAACAACAGCAGGAGCAACAGCGTCAAGCCCGTCAACAACAAATGCAGCAGCAACAGGATCAACAGCGCCAACAGCAAATGCAACAACAGCAGGAGCAACAGCGTCAGGCCCGTCAACAGCAAATGCAACAACAGCAGGCGCAGCAAGCTGCCCAACGACAACAGCAGCAACAAGAGGCCCAACGTAAGCAACAGGACGACCAACAAAAGCAGCGTCCGCCCAGGCCATTATAA
- a CDS encoding acyl-CoA desaturase, protein MIILAFFLAHWFLSLFFQTFFLHRYASHKMFKMNSFWEKVFYFCTFLFQGSSFLNPRAYAIMHRMHHAYSDTEKDPHSPHFIKDVWGLMMKTKTIYLDYRKYKLEPEAQFIDRYPTWSFVDRFGDLWITRLFFVAFYIGFYVMFANHWYLWMLLPFHFIMGPLHGAIVNWCGHKYGYSNHDNDDHSKNSLPLDFLMLGELFQNNHHKKPNDVNFAQKWYEFDPSYPIIKIMHKLRIIRLRKA, encoded by the coding sequence ATGATAATTTTAGCATTCTTTTTAGCTCATTGGTTCCTGTCTTTGTTCTTTCAAACATTTTTCCTGCACCGTTACGCATCGCATAAGATGTTTAAAATGAACAGCTTTTGGGAAAAGGTTTTCTATTTCTGCACGTTCCTTTTCCAGGGCTCATCATTTCTTAACCCACGCGCTTATGCCATTATGCACCGTATGCACCATGCCTACAGCGATACCGAGAAAGACCCGCATTCGCCGCATTTTATTAAGGATGTTTGGGGGTTGATGATGAAAACCAAGACTATTTACCTGGATTATCGTAAATATAAATTGGAACCCGAGGCCCAATTTATAGACCGTTACCCTACCTGGAGTTTTGTTGACCGTTTTGGCGACCTATGGATAACCCGCCTGTTTTTTGTGGCATTTTACATTGGCTTTTATGTGATGTTTGCTAACCACTGGTATCTGTGGATGTTGCTGCCCTTCCATTTTATAATGGGCCCGCTGCACGGGGCAATTGTAAACTGGTGCGGCCATAAATACGGCTATAGTAACCACGATAACGACGACCACAGCAAAAACTCGCTTCCGCTGGATTTTCTGATGCTGGGCGAATTGTTTCAGAACAATCATCACAAAAAACCAAACGATGTAAACTTTGCGCAAAAGTGGTACGAGTTTGATCCGTCTTACCCCATCATTAAGATCATGCACAAACTACGCATTATCCGTTTACGAAAAGCATAG
- a CDS encoding DUF4407 domain-containing protein: MRKVTRFFWFCSGAHIETLKKYPIEHNKYVGIGATIFFTALFASLSGGYAMYFVFSGSAFAVGFAVLFGLLWGTAIFNMDRYIVSSINKEGTTNQQILQASPRILLAIMIGIVISRPLELKIFDKEIRQKLKTSYLKGQNRKIDTLQKTYQQKYAMELTKNLDLKKEKDSLEKDINRSRYQLNQEVFGDKTNQTSGITGYGTYAKQKEGVLLEKQNRLKTVTDDLGKMDQYLSQRKQFEGLNDLRLFTPHQLDSLVAIAGFADRNWALGQLSYNDNGTRDLDTYLAISFIGYLFILFECLPVFVKLMSPKGPYDVALAKIYEANVHFAEKDKDRDMAVTDSIFDHSLDTDVERRKKIISAQSDYDFERHSYE, encoded by the coding sequence ATGAGAAAAGTTACACGCTTTTTTTGGTTCTGTTCGGGAGCCCATATAGAAACTCTTAAAAAATACCCAATCGAACACAACAAGTATGTGGGCATAGGGGCTACTATATTTTTTACCGCGCTTTTTGCCAGTCTTTCGGGCGGGTATGCCATGTATTTTGTTTTCAGCGGCAGTGCTTTTGCCGTAGGCTTTGCCGTTTTGTTTGGCTTGCTTTGGGGCACGGCCATTTTTAATATGGACCGCTACATTGTATCCAGCATTAATAAAGAAGGCACCACTAATCAACAGATATTGCAGGCATCACCGCGTATTTTACTGGCTATTATGATAGGTATAGTGATATCGCGCCCGCTGGAACTGAAGATATTTGATAAAGAGATACGCCAAAAACTAAAAACATCGTATCTGAAAGGCCAAAACCGCAAAATAGATACCCTGCAAAAAACCTATCAGCAAAAATATGCGATGGAGCTGACCAAAAACCTTGACCTGAAAAAGGAAAAGGATTCGCTGGAGAAAGACATTAACCGGTCGCGCTACCAATTGAACCAGGAAGTTTTTGGCGATAAAACCAATCAAACATCGGGCATTACAGGGTATGGTACTTATGCCAAGCAAAAAGAAGGCGTGCTGCTTGAAAAGCAAAACCGGCTTAAAACGGTGACCGATGATCTGGGTAAAATGGACCAGTACCTTAGTCAGCGAAAACAGTTTGAAGGTTTGAATGACCTGCGTTTGTTTACCCCGCACCAATTGGATAGCCTTGTAGCTATTGCCGGTTTTGCCGACCGCAACTGGGCGCTGGGACAACTATCCTATAATGATAACGGCACACGCGACCTGGATACTTACCTGGCCATTTCTTTTATAGGTTATCTTTTTATTTTGTTTGAATGCTTACCGGTATTTGTAAAGTTAATGTCGCCAAAAGGTCCGTATGATGTAGCGCTGGCTAAAATATATGAAGCCAACGTGCATTTTGCAGAAAAAGATAAAGACCGCGACATGGCTGTAACCGACAGTATTTTTGACCACAGCCTGGATACTGATGTTGAACGGCGAAAGAAGATCATTTCTGCACAATCCGACTATGACTTTGAACGGCATAGTTACGAGTAA